The following coding sequences lie in one Onychomys torridus chromosome X, mOncTor1.1, whole genome shotgun sequence genomic window:
- the LOC118574712 gene encoding transcription factor SPT20 homolog: protein MMEQTLQEALEWADDIIETVQQQPPPARPASSGEKSLQEKLFDIYVEECEKEPEAEGLRSNVNLLEKLMKREALPCLVVNLYPENQGYSLMLKDKSGSFSETFQLPYEVEKLLEYLDAEELPSFLIDVLEKSPVNVFHHGCVIAEIRDFRQCSSIYPPEEPGPEPTVSSTVPSLAYQTRHILLRPTMQSLVSDVESITGDNRQWTQEEKLELESQLLLATAEPLCLDPSVAVTCATNRLLFNEQKVNTDPTKQCFKRHASPFLDQEEAPSGCTCSPDLTTMTPFKKQATIIPDDPTDLGIDGADPWKHRLCELTVPPEMDMQAYVDEMPSLPFDEAEPTASAASEVKYDCMFDYEDDDLLWGMNSSIMASLNDPLFSDDIFLPPEDRSDSQMYLPPMPLGDYSDDFMAGANTEPKKTLDVCQEPVQSKASCPGMMPLGSSSSVCLPQPSLGKKPTASLVPSAVLEKESGTPLPVPLAPITGQGSSAVSSIRPQASRDIPPAPKAATVVQQTTVGGNRVSTHPPPVQPNAKSSENNPKIQHPTSSTGVNVIHVVRSLSNLSSLVGSSTQALGCPTSAPAAEVNTQTILPTREQLPGPSGRPVKPPMQLIINNTANPLTVKLPPGSVILRPEPQKPSQGQVRQPQQRQPQQIYVLIPKQHQPPRAPVPPQPQPMPPASSQGSNQQPLSLPAQQTSHLNIEQTGRLNTGGTRVIQQTHTSVVCQVGSTQQGHRQNIHSQSFQLSATVVHQGQTQTQNVQLRIIPRIVSVSRAAPQTSECRRAAGEPSDRGPGDPPTSPRS, encoded by the coding sequence atgatggaACAAACTTTACAGGAAGCTTTGGAGTGGGCAGATGATATTATTGAGACTGTCCAGCAGCAACCCCCTCCAGCGAGACCTGCATCTAGTGGGGAAAAATCTCTTCAGGAAAAACTGTTTGACATTTATGTTGAGGAATGTGAAAAAGAGCCTGAGGCAGAGGGCCTTCGAAGCAATGTCAACTTGCTAGAGAAGCTGATGAAGAGAGAGGCGTTGCCATGTCTAGTGGTTAACCTGTACCCAGAAAATCAGGGCTATTCTCTCATGCTCAAGGACAAAAGTGGGTCATTTTCAGAGACCTTTCAGTTGCCTTATGAAGTAGAGAAACTGCTTGAATATTTGGATGCTGAAGAGTTACCTTCTTTTCTGATTGATGTCCTGGAAAAGTCTCCTGTGAATGTTTTCCACCATGGGTGTGTCATAGCAGAAATCCGAGACTTCAGGCAGTGCAGCAGCATCTACCCTCCCGAGGAGCCTGGTCCAGAGCCTACTGTGTCGTCTACGGTGCCCTCTCTTGCTTACCAAACTCGGCATATTCTCTTACGTCCAACGATGCAGTCTCTAGTGAGTGACGTAGAGTCCATAACAGGTGATAACCGTCAGTGGACCCAGGAAGAAAAACTTGAGCTTGAGAGCCAACTGCTCTTAGCTACAGCAGAGCCACTGTGTCTGGATCCTTCTGTTGCTGTCACCTGCGCGACCAACAGACTGCTGTTTAATGAGCAGAAGGTGAACACTGACCCCACAAAACAATGCTTCAAGAGGCATGCGTCCCCCTTTCTGGATCAAGAGGAGGCACCATCTGGATGTACATGTTCCCCTGACCTCACAACAATGACTCCTTTCAAAAAACAGGCAACAATAATTCCAGATGACCCAACGGACCTGGGGATTGATGGAGCAGACCCCTGGAAGCACAGACTCTGTGAACTGACTGTGCCTCCAGAGATGGATATGCAGGCATATGTTGATGAGATGCCATCGCTGCCCTTTGATGAGGCAGAACCAACTGCCTCAGCAGCTTCTGAGGTAAAATATGATTGTATGTTTGATTATGAGGATGATGATCTGCTATGGGGTATGAATTCAAGTATCATGGCATCCCTTAATGATCCACTTTTCTCTGATGACATATTTCTACCTCCAGAGGACAGAAGTGATAGCCAGATGTATCTCCCTCCCATGCCCCTGGGTGATTATTCAGATGATTTCATGGCTGGGGCAAACACTGAGCCTAAGAAAACATTGGATGTGTGCCAAGAGCCTGTCCAGAGCAAAGCCAGCTGTCCAGGCATGATGCCACTGGGGTCTAGTAGCTCAGTCTGTCTTCCTCAGCCCTCCCTGGGGAAGAAGCCCACAGCCAGTTTAGTGCCATCCGCAGTCTTAGAGAAGGAAAGTGGAACTCCTCTACCTGTTCCACTTGCCCCCATCACAGGACAGGGCTCCTCAGCTGTCAGCTCCATCAGACCACAGGCTAGCCGAGACATACCACCTGCTCCCAAGGCAGCCACTGTGGTTCAGCAGACCACTGTAGGAGGGAACAGAGTTAGCACCCATCCTCCGCCTGTCCAACCCAATGCTAAGTCATCAGAAAACAACCCAAAGATCCAGCACCCCACCAGCAGCACTGGTGTGAATGTGATCCATGTGGTAAGGTCTTTGTCAAACCTTTCCAGTTTGGTGGGTAGTTCAACCCAGGCCCTAGGCTGCCCCACCAGTGCCCCAGCTGCTGAGGTAAACACTCAAACTATCCTACCAACCAGAGAGCAGCTACCTGGGCCATCAGGGCGTCCTGTGAAGCCCCCTATGCAGCTCATTATAAACAATACAGCAAATCCCTTAACTGTAAAGCTTCCCCCTGGCTCTGTCATTTTGCGCCCAGAGCCTCAGAAGCCATCCCAGGGACAGGTACGGCAGCCACAGCAGAGGCAGCCACAGCAGATATACGTATTGATTCCAAAACAGCATCAGCCACCCAGGGCCCCTGTCCCCCCACAGCCACAGCCAATGCCACCAGCTTCCTCCCAAGGGTCTAACCAACAGCCATTGTCCTTGCCAGCTCAGCAAACCAGTCACCTTAACATTGAGCAAACTGGTCGCCTCAACACTGGGGGGACCAGAGTGATTCAACAGACCCATACATCTGTGGTATGTCAGGTGGGCTCCACCCAGCAGGGTCACAGGCAGAATATTCATTCCCAGAGCTTCCAGCTCTCTGCTACCGTGGTACACCAGGGGCAGACTCAGACCCAGAATGTGCAGCTGAGAATCATACCACGCATAGTGAGTGTGTCCAGAGCAGCCCCTCAGACCTCTGAGTGTCGGCGTGCAGCTGGTGAACCCAGTGATCGAGGACCAGGAGATCCACCAACCTCCCCAAGGTCCTGA